In Neomonachus schauinslandi chromosome 8, ASM220157v2, whole genome shotgun sequence, the genomic stretch GGGCGGGGGTTGCCctgtgtcagcttgtgctttgtcctcagcttgccttctgctccctcatcaggtGAAATCACAAAGCAAAATTGCTAGGGCGCTGGAAAGGGCCTCTCCAAGTGCAGGGCCCTGAAGCTTGAGGTTCGTTGGTTTCAGGGCATGTCCTGTCCACGCCCCCCACCCAGTGGTACTGGAACTTTAGTGTGCTCGAATGTCGTCTGAGGgaacttgtttaaaatgcaggCTCACATAGCAGTCTGGCGTGAAGGCttaggatgtattttttttttttttttttttagattttatttatttgagagagagagagacagagatagtgagacagagcacaagtggggaggagagggagaagcaggctcccctcagagcagggagcccaatgcgggactcgatcccgggaccctgggatcatgacttgagccgaaggcagacgcttaaccaactgagccacccaggcgccctgatgtatttttaacaagctctccgGGGATTCTGCTCTGATGTGGGCAGTAACATTTCTTCAAGCCAGAACTGAAAGCCTTAATCCTCTGACCCCAGGAAGAGCCTCTCCTCTACCTTACTTCCCACCGCCTCCTACTGGTCGTGCATTGTATTCCCGCACTGGTGCTCGAAGTCTGGTGGGGCTCCCAATCGCCTAGAGAGCCCTTGGGGCAGCCGGGTGTCCTGTCAAGCGTTCAGCTGATGCAGCACCCACCAAACCTTGCGAGCCACTCAGCTAGACTCTGGTTGTTCATCTCCTCTCCATCTCTGATCCCTGACCCACAGTGAGGGAACAGTCCTTCCCGTAGTCTCCTCTGTGCCCCTCATCTGGCCCTAATCACGCCCCCCCTGGAAGTTTTCTTGTGGCTATATTCCGTTTCATCCCTTGCCTGGAGCCTCAGTGTTGGGTGGGTCCTCGGAGGTCATCTAGCATGCCTTCCCCCCCTCACTGAGCAGGACAGACAGAGGGGTGGTGAGAGCACAGGAGAGGTACTGAGTGCTGAGGACCAGGCAGGGGCTTGGCCTTGACCAGCTTTTCTTCCTCCACAGGGGAAGAGGCTGCTGGGGGTGACAGGCTCATCCATGAGCGGGACCTGGCCTGGCTGCAGGAGGCAGATGGTGAGTGGTCCCCCCTCCTACCCACAAACTCCCCTGAGATGTTAGATCCCCTGGACACGCCTGTCATCCACACCAGGGAGGGAGTTCCCTTCTCACCACGCCCCGACTCTGTCATCTGTCCCTTAACAAGCCCCAGATATTGAGCCACGGTCTCTTATTTCTTCCCAGTGGTGGTGGCAGAAGTGACCCAGCCATCGTTGGGTGTGGGCTATGAGCTGGGCCGGGCTGTGGCCCTCAATAAGCGGATCCTGTGCCTCTTCCGTCCGCAGTCTGGCCGAGGTGAGCGCTCCAAGCCCTGGGTTGCCCCTCCTCCCGTCCCAGCCTTCTGCAGACCCAGCCCTGGGGGGCTCTGAGGACAGTGCCTATCCCCAAAACGGGACAGGGCAGGGAGCGGAGAGGGGGAATGTGGATGGAAGGAACCTtcacctccctccacccttctcaGTGCTTTCAGCCATGATCCGGGGAGCAGCAGACGGCTCGAGGTTCCAGGTGTTGGACTACGAGGAGGGCCAGGTGGAGGCCATGCTGGATCGATACTTTGAGGGTGACCCTTCCTAGCAGATGGCTGCCTCCCCTGACCCAACTGCTTGATTTAACCCCACTTTGTTAATTCTTCTAATCCCAGACTCTGCTCTAGTACCCTTCCTACCTCTTAGCCCCACTACCAGATTAAAAGGTATGTTTAAAATTCTACCTATGTCGTCTATATGAGTGATGGGGCAGAATAGGTCCTCAGgaatatcattttctttcctgcttcacTTCAAGATGTAGAGAGACCCGTTAACATTCTGTAGGCCCCCAAGAGAGAGTACTTCCTAATGCCCTCAGACTCATGCCAGGAACGTTCAAGAGTTTGAGGAAGGCTGGCCCAGAGGGTGGCCGTTTCTCGGTCTCCTCTGACGCTGGGTGGGGTTCTGGGACAAATGGGCAGGCCTGCACCTGGCCCTGGACCATGCGGACCTTCATTTCCCTTTGTCCAGCTTAGGTCAAATGGGTCTGCTTTGGGTCTTCTCGGAGAACACAAGCGTCTGGAGGTctaaaagaaaagtgaagaatgAGGGTTGGGGGTAtacagagggagcaggggagctgACGCTAGCCTTTGGGGACGCAGCTGCGCAGCCTGCTTCCAGAGAGGGATGTGGAAAAAAGTTTATTCAGTAAACAGAAGGTACTGCAGACACTGGGAATCGCCTCCCCCAACAATGGCAGGAAGGGGCGACCTCCCCCCCTCGgcccccaggactctggggtggCTCTACGTGTTCCCCGTGTCCTGCCCCTCAGTCGTAGGCCTCGTCATCCTCCTCATCACCGAAGAAGAAAGTGTCTCGGTCCAGGTTCTCGGACTCCTCGTCATAGGAAAAGCTGTCGTTATCCAGCTCCTCGTCAAACTCGTCCTGCTGCCACTCGGgcacatcctcctcctcctcctcctcctcctcctccacctccagcccAGAGGAGCCCTGGGGcctagggagggagggagccacttTCAGCCTGAGGCGAAGCCACGCATCTCCCACACCCCTGCCTCCCACACCCCTGCGGCGGCTCTGCCCACCCTACTCACTGACTGCCAGGCACGTTGGATCCTTTTGCCTCTTGGGTCTCTAACGATGGGCTCTGCAGACCGACCCTGAAGTCCTGGCGAGGAGCCGGGGAGATGTGGGAAGTCGGAGAGTAGCGAGTACCTGGGCCTCTGCCCAGCATTCCTTCACCCACCGTTCTCTGCCGGCCTCCTAAGGGCGCTCCCCCCCCCACAGAGATtctcccagctcctctccctccctcatcctgGGACTCCACAGTCCCAAGCCTGCGTGTCACAGAACTCCGGGGGACATGGGTCGTGCCGGCGAGGCACCCCGCCCTTGTGCTTCAGGAGCTAACAGTGTATGGTGTATGTTCCTGTCCTATCTACCTAAGTTATTTACTCCtctgtaagctccctgagggcaggactcCTTGTTCAGACACAACATCAGTGTATTAGAGCTGGGAAGGACCTCAGTGGATCCCCATCCCAACGTTCCCACTTGGGAAGTATGGAGAAGTTCCCCGAGTGATTCTGATGAGCAAGCATCTGGGCAAATACCCTTGATGTGGGCTGACTCTATTTTGTAGCACTTGCCAGGCGGTTATGTGGCAGAGCCCAGCCACATCCGGCAGGCTGGCCCAGGAGCTGGGGTGCACGCCCAGGTCTCCAAACAGCCACCCTTCCTTTTGCATccccccagggcaggggctgtgctGGGCCCAGGAGGCCCCGGGTTGGGCCGCATACCTGGGTAGAATGCTGCAGGATAGCCAGCAGCCTCTCCTGGATCCTCCGGAGCAGCTCCAGGCCGGTGCTGAGGCAGTCGGCACGCAGGAGGCGCAGGGACAAGGCCAGGTCTCCGCACCGCAGCAGCGTCTCCTCTGCAGAGGGGGCAGGGCACAGGGGCTCCCTTGCTCCTTCCGTTCCTCCCTTCAAACACCTGCTGAACATCTACCAAGTCCTACCCACACCCACCAGGCAGGGCTCTAGGCTAGACATTCCATGGGGCCTCCATCCCAGTGGACAGGGGCAGATGGTAATCGAACAGGTCAGGTGAGGCCTGTGCCCTGAGGCACCTACAGCAAGTACCACATCCCTTCATCcctgaattttaaaagactggTCGCATAAGGctgtgaaggaggaggaggaggactggggtgggggtgccacTTTGCCCACTCTTTGCTGGGAGGGGATGCTGCGGGGGTGGACAGGCCGGGGAAAGGAGTGTGCGAGCGGGGGCCCAGGCCGCACCGAGGAGTATCTGCAGGGCGTTGGTATGCAGCTCCAGGTTCTCGGTCTGCTGCTCCACCACGTCCATGTACTCCGTGCCCTGATTGTAGAAGCTGTACACGCAGGCGTAGGCCAGCACCTGCGGGAGCCCGAGTCGGCCTTTCCTTGCTGAGCCTCGGCACCGCCCCGCTCCCCGCTGCCTCATTCCGTCCGTCCCCGGGGGTTAGAGGCCAGCGGCCAGGCCCGCCAGAACCCCTTGGTacatccccccgcccccgcccccaccaccttGCGGGCCTGCTCCAGTCCCCGGCAGGCGTCACTGAGGAAGGTGAAGGATCTGGGGGGCGGCACCTCGTGGATGGCAGACACGCGGTTCCGCAGGCTCACGGCAAACTCCTGTGCGGGGCGAGGCGGATCAGCGCCACCCACCCGATTCAGATCTGGGGCCCCTGCCCTGCCGTCCACCCCAGCCTTCTGACCTCCTCACCCACACAACCGTTTCCTCCCAGCTCACCCGGGCCTGGTGATGGAAAGTACATCTCTCGTTATAGTCCTGAAACCGCTTCTCCTGGCGAGCTGCTCTGCTTACCTGGTAAGgacaggtggagagggagggctCTTGGGTGCTTTCCTGGGCAGGACGGGGTGAACACACAAGGCACCCCGCATGCAGGCCTTCGGACTCTTCACCCAGACcttttcatttaatcctaactCCGTGAAGTAGGTCACATTACTCTCCCCCTCTGCAGGGGAGGATGCCGAGGCGTGGGCAAGGAAACTGGCCCAAAGCCACCTACTAAGCAGGGGTGCCAGGCTCTGACGGGAGGGAcaggctctgctctgctctggctTGGTGCCTTGGAGAATGCACACACCTCCCAGGACAGAACTCCCAGCACCTGTAGGCCCAGGTggcttctgtcttcacatggagCCTCCGTCCCAATAGCTCAGGACACAGAACCCTCTCTGCCCAGGCCTGCAGCCACATCCCATCCTGGCTGCCCTTAGgccccctggccctggccccggcCCCTTACCATGGCAGAGCAGTTGTAGTAGTCTTTGTGATTTGGCTTCCAGGACTTGAGGCAGCGCCAGCAAAATCCGTGGTTGCATTTGGCACAGGTCATACTATGGAGGAAGCTGGCTGGTCAGAAGGCTGCAGGCCCCACCGAACCTGCCCTGGCCCCTCCGGGCCCTGACAGTCTCTTTAACCTTACTAACCTCTAGTGAGCGCACCCTTGCTTCCAAGCCCCATGTGGTGCAGACTTTAAAGCAGGGCAAGGAGCGTTAAGGTGCAGGCGTCACCGGAGGGCGCCACGCTGGGGGTGGTGAGTGACTGCCCTCCTTCGCTCAGCCCTCTGGGAAGCCCCACGGGCCCTCCGCACCACCaggcctcccaccctctcccGTGCCCTCTGACCCCACCAATGCCCGCAGTAACCCCTCTTACTGCAGACACCCCTCGTTCTTCTCAATGGGAGCCTGGCAGCTGGGACAGCGCTTGGAGATGAGCTTGGCCAGGTGCTTGCTCTGGGCCTCCACGCTCATGCCGTCGTAGTAGCCGCCGTCGTCGACCCACTGGGACATGTGGCCACAGCTGGCAGGGTAGTGCGCCTAGAGAGGGGGCGGGGAGGTCACggctgagccctgagccctggccAAGGGTGGTGCCGCGGGTGTGCAAGGCAGGGAGGTCGCATGTGGAGGACTGCAGGGGGAGGAACGGAGCTCGACCCGGTGGCAGAGGGGAGGACAAGgcagagtgtgtgagtgtgtgagtggggggggcaCGGAGAGGGGTgctggcaggggcagggctgggcaggcacCCACCTCAGGGAAACTACAGTTGAAGCAGGAGGCCCAGCCACACTTGGAGCAGGTGGTCCCACAGCCCAGGCCCTGGCGGCACAGGATGCGGTCGCAGCCCTGGGGGTTGGTGCACCAGGTCAGGTTGGAGCAGCTCTCCACATAGCCACGCAGAAGGGCCTTCTCGTACTGTGGGGACATAGGCGCCACCAAGTGAGGGCACGGCTCTTCAGGACGCCACACCTCTGtaaccaccacccctccccacccaccctctgcACACCAGTCCACTCCCTGGGGCCTGTCCCTCTGGCTGCACGTGGCAGCCTCCCGCAGAAGAGGGGCTACCTTGGAAATGACGTCTGGTGAGGAGACAATGGCCCGGATAAAGGCTCCTGTGGGCTGCGCAGGGCAGTCAGCAATGGGGCAGGTGCAATTCAACACAAGGTTCTGCTCAATCCGAGTTGTCAGATACTCATTCCAGCAAGactgggcggggggaggggaaggagaggctgCTCAGGGACAGCAGGGATGCAGTACAGGACGCCGGTGTCCTGGTAACTCACCTCGCACCCATCCCCGACAATATGGAAGGCCAGAAACAAGCCTGCTCTGGAGCCATCTCAAAACGGACCCTAACCTTTCTGGCTTCTATGGGTTTTCCTGGGATTGGCCCAAATCACAGTTGCCTTCGAGAATGTGTGGGTCGGGATGGTGGCCTCATTTTAATTATTGCTGGGATGGACATGGAGAGAATGGGTAAGAGAATCAAGAAAAAGATGATTCAAGTGCTAAGAAAGATCTGGAGAAAGCAAGAAGGTCAGAGAGGGAGGCCTAGGGCAGTAGGGCGCCTTTTCCCCCACCCGGTGGCTGGCCTTGGACGCTGTGAACGCTTCTGtggcctctcctcccagctccatCTGCTCACCTGGTTCCTGGGTGCTCCCATCTCCCCAGACTCAGCCTCTTCTCCACAAAACAGCCTTGCCCACTGCATTCCCCCAATCCCAGTCACCAGTGTTGGAAGCCTCACATCTCTCGATCCTTTTCTAGCTCCCACGTCACTGCGCCACCCTAAACCAGGCCCTTATCCCCTCACCCCTAAATTGCGGCAGGAGCTTGTCCCCATAAATGGTCTTCCTACCGTGATCCCTCCTCCGTGCAATCCACTTGGTTCAGGCACGATCAGCAGCCTGAGCCTCCTAAAATACCCCATTAATGACTCCCTTCCTTCACACTGCCGACTGCAGAGCTTTCCAAGATGATGCATCTAGACCCCCGGAGACTGCATGAATCCGTATCAGTGGTACCAAAGCTCCAGGGTAAATGAAAAGTGCCTTACCAGACTATGTTTACTCAAAGCAAAGTACTAAACAGAACAAGACCCTTTTTATAGTGAAACAAACTCAGGTAAACTGGGAAGTTGAATGCAGAATTCCTGCATTTT encodes the following:
- the DNPH1 gene encoding 2'-deoxynucleoside 5'-phosphate N-hydrolase 1, whose amino-acid sequence is MAAAAVAGARESGEPGQPGQPGQPGQPGRRALYFCGSVRGGREDRALYGRIVSRLRRFGAVLTEHVAAAELGARGEEAAGGDRLIHERDLAWLQEADVVVAEVTQPSLGVGYELGRAVALNKRILCLFRPQSGRVLSAMIRGAADGSRFQVLDYEEGQVEAMLDRYFEGDPS